From the genome of Myxococcaceae bacterium JPH2, one region includes:
- a CDS encoding adhesin: MTQRPWPLLKAALLAATLCATSALAGPDTYGLGTGKDGALTVTQSSVINAYSALTAPAAPGDTSLQVTTLSGFAVGDLVLVMQMTGVVPEPPSGGPSPVNLDADPVGRWELARLTGVTGNVMALDVPLVNSYASSVTQVIRVREYTAITINTLGVLVAPAWNGSTGGVVALMATGEVALNASPSINVSGKGFRGGVSRDDLTGALGCTGLDEAGASGAQKGEGIASTRFGTTQTGRGRVANAGGGGVCLAAGGGGGGNAGTGGQGGNSSWVMDGNRAMGGQGGAALTYNPLDHLVMGGGGGAGHVTSTGATVVSGGAGGGIVFVRANAMTGSGSIVSAGASGGNSANQDAASGGGSGGSIYVRVATTPASCGNFVASGGPGGRANQGSAVGPGGGGGGGRILLQRGSGTCQPQATSVSGGSAGVQQDSTAPGGTAYGAQTGGSGSLTLISSSFFPAEMPVPAVTTPGPGTRTQDNHPVLAGTLPFAAPAGTVIVVFVDGQEAARVTASNTTWTATPTMSLADGSHTVQAIAVNTSQAVQSLRSSTVTFTVDTTSPPAPVVTSPATGLRTRDAMPTYSGTAEPDSTVTVLVDNGVVGSTPVNASGHWTFSQSSPLPDGTHSVKATATDAASNVSAPSSTVTLTVDTTPPPDPVVTSPADGLVTQDSTPTYSGTTEPNATVTVRVDHVAVGTTPANASGTWSFTQPSALSEGVHTMSASASDDLGNSSADSTARTFNVDTLAPAAPEVTAPAHGAKLRDARPTFSGTAEARSTITVFVDGVKVGTPPATPSGTWTFEQPSALADGSHAVRASATDAAGNVGPDSALLAFTVDSTPPTAPVMTTPADGALLGVATPTYAGTAEPVSTVIVLVDGESVGSVVADASGNWSFTPTQSLPNGQHTVRATATDAVGNTSPASNSRGFTVNTLVPAAPVVTGPAEGSVTQDTTPDATGTAEPNSTITVLLDGVSVGTVSADSAGHWQLPLTAPLTEGAHTLAATATNNVGHEGPQSAGVHFTVDSTAPDTAIASGPSGDTQDTRATFDFTSEVGATFECSLNSGAYVACEAHVTFENLSVGPNRLSVRARDRAGNVDPSPATATWTIVKPATPPPPAPPPDSPGEKSGGCAAAGGDPSTLAMMGLAVLGALRARKRRA; encoded by the coding sequence ATGACTCAACGCCCTTGGCCTCTCTTGAAGGCCGCGCTGCTCGCGGCCACCCTCTGCGCCACATCCGCGCTCGCCGGACCCGACACCTACGGGTTGGGGACGGGCAAGGACGGCGCCCTGACCGTCACGCAGAGCAGCGTCATCAACGCCTACAGCGCGCTGACGGCCCCCGCCGCCCCGGGAGATACCAGCCTCCAGGTGACCACCCTCTCCGGCTTCGCGGTGGGCGACCTGGTGTTGGTGATGCAGATGACGGGCGTCGTGCCCGAGCCCCCTTCGGGAGGGCCCAGTCCCGTCAACCTCGACGCGGATCCGGTGGGCCGATGGGAGCTGGCCCGACTGACGGGTGTCACGGGCAACGTGATGGCGCTCGATGTGCCCCTGGTGAACAGCTACGCGAGCAGCGTCACCCAGGTCATCCGCGTGCGCGAATACACGGCCATCACCATCAACACCCTGGGGGTCCTCGTCGCGCCGGCCTGGAACGGGAGCACGGGCGGCGTGGTGGCCTTGATGGCCACCGGGGAGGTGGCGCTCAACGCCTCCCCCAGCATCAACGTGTCGGGGAAGGGTTTCCGAGGCGGCGTGTCACGCGATGACCTCACGGGAGCACTCGGCTGCACGGGCCTGGACGAGGCCGGCGCGTCGGGCGCCCAGAAGGGCGAGGGCATTGCCTCGACGCGCTTCGGGACCACGCAGACCGGGCGGGGCCGCGTGGCGAACGCGGGCGGTGGCGGCGTGTGCCTGGCGGCCGGAGGCGGAGGCGGCGGCAACGCGGGGACGGGCGGCCAGGGTGGCAACTCCTCATGGGTCATGGATGGCAACCGCGCGATGGGTGGCCAGGGAGGCGCGGCCCTGACCTACAACCCCCTCGATCACCTGGTGATGGGCGGCGGCGGCGGCGCGGGCCATGTCACGTCGACGGGCGCCACCGTGGTCAGTGGCGGCGCGGGAGGTGGAATCGTCTTCGTCCGAGCCAACGCCATGACGGGGAGCGGCTCCATCGTTTCCGCCGGAGCATCGGGCGGCAACTCCGCGAACCAGGACGCCGCCAGCGGTGGCGGCAGCGGCGGCAGCATCTACGTGCGCGTCGCGACGACGCCCGCGAGCTGCGGGAACTTCGTGGCCTCGGGCGGCCCCGGTGGCCGTGCGAACCAAGGTTCCGCGGTCGGACCGGGTGGCGGTGGTGGCGGCGGCCGCATCCTGTTGCAACGCGGGTCTGGAACCTGTCAGCCCCAGGCCACCTCGGTGAGCGGCGGGAGCGCGGGCGTGCAGCAAGACAGCACCGCGCCGGGAGGCACGGCCTACGGAGCCCAGACGGGCGGCTCGGGGAGCCTCACCCTCATCTCCAGCAGCTTCTTCCCCGCCGAGATGCCTGTGCCGGCGGTGACGACCCCGGGCCCCGGGACGCGCACGCAGGACAACCACCCCGTGCTCGCGGGCACCCTCCCCTTCGCAGCTCCCGCCGGCACGGTGATCGTCGTCTTCGTGGATGGACAGGAGGCGGCGCGAGTCACCGCGAGCAACACGACCTGGACCGCCACACCAACGATGTCCCTGGCGGACGGAAGCCACACCGTGCAGGCCATTGCGGTCAACACCTCGCAGGCCGTGCAGAGTCTGCGAAGCAGCACCGTGACCTTCACCGTGGACACCACGTCCCCGCCGGCCCCGGTGGTGACGTCGCCAGCCACCGGCCTGCGCACTCGGGACGCGATGCCGACCTACAGCGGAACGGCCGAGCCCGACAGCACCGTCACCGTCCTCGTGGACAACGGGGTGGTGGGGAGCACCCCCGTGAACGCGAGCGGCCACTGGACCTTCAGTCAGTCCTCGCCGTTGCCGGATGGCACGCACTCGGTGAAGGCCACGGCCACCGATGCCGCGAGCAACGTCAGCGCCCCGTCCTCCACCGTCACGCTCACGGTGGACACCACGCCCCCGCCGGACCCGGTGGTGACATCACCCGCAGACGGCCTCGTGACTCAGGACTCGACGCCGACCTACTCCGGCACGACCGAGCCCAACGCCACCGTCACCGTCCGCGTGGACCACGTGGCGGTGGGCACCACTCCCGCGAACGCGAGCGGCACGTGGAGCTTCACGCAGCCCTCGGCCCTCTCGGAGGGCGTTCACACGATGAGCGCCTCGGCCTCGGACGACCTGGGCAACAGCAGCGCCGACTCCACCGCGCGCACGTTCAACGTGGACACGCTGGCCCCCGCCGCGCCCGAGGTGACCGCTCCCGCGCACGGGGCGAAGCTCCGCGACGCTCGGCCGACCTTCAGCGGAACAGCCGAGGCGCGCAGCACCATCACGGTCTTCGTGGATGGCGTGAAGGTGGGCACCCCCCCCGCGACCCCGAGCGGCACGTGGACCTTCGAGCAACCCTCGGCCCTGGCGGACGGCTCGCACGCGGTGAGGGCCTCCGCCACGGATGCCGCGGGCAACGTCGGCCCGGACTCCGCGCTCCTCGCCTTCACCGTGGACAGCACGCCGCCGACAGCCCCCGTGATGACGACGCCGGCTGACGGCGCCCTCCTCGGCGTCGCCACGCCGACCTACGCCGGGACGGCCGAGCCCGTCAGCACGGTCATCGTCCTCGTGGATGGCGAATCGGTTGGCAGCGTCGTGGCGGACGCGAGCGGCAACTGGAGCTTCACGCCCACGCAGTCCCTGCCGAACGGTCAGCACACCGTGCGGGCCACCGCCACGGATGCCGTGGGCAACACCAGCCCCGCGTCCAACTCGCGCGGCTTCACGGTGAACACCCTCGTCCCCGCCGCGCCGGTGGTGACTGGCCCCGCCGAGGGCTCGGTGACGCAGGACACCACACCCGATGCCACGGGCACGGCCGAGCCGAACAGCACCATCACCGTCCTGCTCGATGGGGTGTCCGTGGGGACGGTGTCCGCGGACTCGGCGGGGCACTGGCAACTGCCCCTCACCGCGCCGCTGACAGAAGGCGCGCACACGCTGGCGGCGACCGCCACCAACAACGTGGGCCACGAAGGTCCCCAGTCCGCGGGGGTCCACTTCACGGTCGACAGCACGGCGCCGGACACGGCCATCGCCTCGGGCCCATCGGGCGACACGCAGGACACGCGCGCCACGTTCGACTTCACTTCCGAGGTGGGCGCGACGTTCGAGTGCAGCCTCAACTCGGGCGCCTACGTGGCCTGCGAGGCCCACGTCACCTTCGAGAACCTGTCGGTAGGACCGAACCGCCTCAGCGTCCGTGCCCGAGACCGCGCGGGCAATGTGGATCCCTCTCCGGCCACGGCCACTTGGACCATCGTGAAGCCGGCGACCCCTCCGCCTCCCGCGCCCCCGCCTGACTCCCCGGGTGAGAAGAGCGGAGGCTGCGCCGCCGCGGGAGGAGACCCGTCGACCCTGGCGATGATGGGCCTGGCGGTGCTCGGCGCGCTGCGGGCTCGCAAGCGCCGCGCCTAG
- a CDS encoding leucine-rich repeat domain-containing protein: MTGTPLHGARVVSEQELWPRVEAATRPEWRERLATEWRSATANGVLFHEGDLETDSLVIGPLPLVVAGDVRVKGLMEDSHAADNTLLVVLGTLEAERVATFATMVVTGDMRVQQVLVARSSGDGTCRVGGGLSVHTVVENGHFFQVHGALDVEVLVGGYLTDTGQPRQRLHPHEALLPGAWQAEEEDEDGVTSSQLDWDGLFTRLRRGEPLLEDTRLGPAGKAVAAVREKAARGEHVPRLGLALKRLTTIPEEVFSFTWLEHLTLDSNDIAVLSPRIGELKSLRSLSLESLPLTTLPESLGQLSELRTLSLRYCVALRQLPDVLGTLPMLEELFLDATALEGFPKVLLQLPRLKKLWWWRFDTMPMNQVEALVSGMARLPALTHAGFLQGHLLALPGNLARLAHLEQFKLGLKRIPEPEVNRLRAALPPGRLHVGY, translated from the coding sequence ATGACTGGAACCCCACTCCACGGCGCACGCGTGGTCTCCGAGCAGGAACTCTGGCCTCGCGTGGAAGCAGCCACGCGGCCCGAGTGGCGAGAACGCCTGGCCACGGAATGGCGCTCGGCCACCGCGAACGGCGTCCTCTTCCATGAGGGAGACCTGGAGACGGACTCGCTCGTCATCGGACCGCTGCCACTCGTCGTGGCCGGCGACGTCCGCGTGAAGGGCCTGATGGAGGACAGCCACGCGGCAGACAACACCCTGCTGGTGGTGCTGGGAACCTTGGAGGCAGAGCGCGTCGCGACCTTCGCCACGATGGTCGTCACCGGAGACATGCGCGTCCAGCAGGTGCTCGTCGCGCGCTCGTCCGGGGATGGCACCTGTCGCGTGGGCGGCGGGCTGTCGGTGCACACCGTCGTGGAGAACGGCCACTTCTTCCAGGTGCATGGCGCGCTCGACGTGGAGGTCCTCGTGGGCGGATACCTGACCGACACGGGCCAACCGCGCCAGCGACTCCATCCGCACGAAGCGCTCCTCCCAGGCGCATGGCAGGCGGAGGAGGAGGACGAGGATGGCGTCACCTCCTCGCAGCTCGACTGGGATGGGCTGTTCACGCGACTGCGGCGAGGAGAGCCACTCCTGGAGGACACCCGACTCGGGCCCGCGGGGAAGGCCGTGGCCGCCGTGCGGGAAAAGGCGGCTCGCGGCGAGCACGTTCCGCGACTCGGCCTCGCGTTGAAGAGGCTGACCACCATCCCCGAGGAGGTCTTCTCCTTCACCTGGCTGGAGCACCTCACGCTCGACTCGAATGACATCGCGGTGCTGTCGCCGCGCATCGGTGAGCTGAAGTCCCTGCGCTCGCTCAGCCTGGAGTCCCTGCCCCTGACGACGCTGCCCGAATCCCTGGGGCAGCTCTCCGAGCTGCGCACGCTGAGCCTGCGCTATTGCGTCGCGCTGCGACAGCTCCCGGACGTCCTGGGCACTCTGCCCATGCTGGAGGAGCTGTTCCTCGACGCGACGGCCCTGGAGGGCTTCCCCAAGGTCCTGCTCCAGCTCCCGCGACTCAAGAAGCTGTGGTGGTGGCGCTTCGATACGATGCCGATGAATCAGGTCGAGGCGCTCGTCTCCGGAATGGCGCGGCTGCCCGCGCTGACCCACGCCGGCTTCCTCCAGGGACACCTGCTCGCGCTGCCGGGGAACCTCGCGCGGCTCGCGCACCTCGAGCAGTTCAAGCTCGGACTCAAGCGCATCCCCGAGCCCGAAGTGAACCGGCTGCGAGCGGCCCTGCCTCCCGGTCGCCTCCACGTGGGGTACTGA
- a CDS encoding PLP-dependent aminotransferase family protein, with the protein MGYSCVPMGLKKYERLAAELERQISRNLVKPGERLSSVRELSRTKRVGLNTVVHALSLLEERGLIVSRPQSGFYVLGPRVPSGVKPPTARLTLPKEVQVSELVSTVFESVGHREVLPLGAACLDEALYPCAAINRLVREVVREQPDLVGRYALPPGDFEYRRQISRRLEKFGTFVAPDELVATGGAMDALSLALRVTCSPGDTVLIASPQYFGILQALQGLRLKVVELPAHPIEDIRLEQVEEALRRSPIAAGIFTPNFSNPLGTLMGDEKKAALVELFARHEVPLIEDDIYAELSYQGLQPRPLKAFDTRGAVLTCASFAKTVSPGLKVGWLAPGRYLEKVKALQLASTMGGGPLGQQVMARYLASKDYERHLRELRLHCSVQVERFSRHVLAHFPEGTRTSQPKGGFVLWVELPRGVDSVELYRRALEGGISISPGTMFSTRDLYRHFIRLNCGNVWSEPLEQGLLRLARLATQLHKASAR; encoded by the coding sequence ATGGGGTACAGTTGCGTGCCCATGGGACTCAAGAAGTACGAGCGGCTGGCCGCCGAACTCGAGCGGCAGATCTCCCGCAACCTGGTGAAGCCCGGGGAGCGGCTGAGTTCCGTGCGGGAGCTGAGTCGCACCAAGCGGGTGGGGCTGAACACGGTGGTCCACGCGCTCTCGCTCCTGGAGGAACGGGGGCTCATCGTGTCGAGGCCGCAGTCTGGCTTCTACGTGCTGGGGCCTCGGGTGCCCTCCGGCGTCAAGCCGCCCACCGCGCGCCTGACGCTCCCCAAGGAGGTGCAAGTCTCCGAGCTGGTCTCCACCGTCTTCGAGTCGGTGGGGCATCGCGAGGTGCTCCCGCTCGGCGCGGCCTGTCTCGACGAGGCGCTGTATCCCTGCGCGGCCATCAATCGGCTGGTGCGTGAGGTGGTCCGCGAGCAGCCGGACCTGGTGGGGCGCTACGCGCTGCCTCCCGGGGACTTCGAGTACCGCCGGCAGATCTCCCGCCGGCTGGAGAAGTTCGGCACCTTCGTGGCGCCCGATGAGCTGGTCGCCACGGGCGGCGCGATGGATGCGCTGTCGCTGGCGCTCCGGGTGACGTGCTCACCAGGCGACACGGTGCTCATCGCCTCACCGCAATACTTCGGAATCCTCCAGGCCCTTCAAGGACTGCGGCTCAAGGTCGTGGAGCTTCCCGCGCATCCCATCGAGGACATCCGCTTGGAGCAGGTGGAGGAGGCGCTGCGGCGCTCCCCCATCGCCGCGGGAATCTTCACCCCGAACTTCAGCAATCCCTTGGGCACGCTGATGGGTGACGAGAAGAAGGCCGCGCTCGTCGAGTTGTTCGCGCGGCATGAGGTCCCTCTCATCGAGGACGACATCTACGCGGAGCTGTCGTACCAGGGACTCCAGCCGCGGCCGTTGAAGGCGTTCGACACGCGGGGCGCGGTCCTGACCTGCGCCTCGTTCGCCAAGACGGTCTCTCCGGGGCTCAAGGTGGGGTGGCTCGCGCCGGGGCGCTACCTGGAGAAGGTCAAGGCGCTCCAGCTCGCGTCCACGATGGGGGGCGGGCCCCTGGGGCAGCAGGTGATGGCCCGCTACCTGGCCTCGAAGGACTACGAGCGACACCTCCGAGAGCTGCGCTTGCACTGCTCGGTGCAGGTGGAGCGCTTCTCGCGGCACGTCCTGGCCCACTTCCCCGAAGGCACGCGGACCTCTCAACCCAAGGGCGGCTTCGTGCTGTGGGTGGAGCTGCCTCGCGGCGTGGACTCGGTGGAGCTGTACCGCCGCGCCTTGGAGGGTGGCATCTCCATCTCACCTGGGACGATGTTCTCGACCCGGGACCTCTATCGTCACTTCATTCGCCTCAACTGCGGCAATGTCTGGAGCGAGCCGCTCGAGCAGGGACTGCTCCGACTGGCGCGGCTCGCGACCCAGCTCCACAAGGCCAGCGCCCGATAG